In Porphyromonas cangingivalis, a genomic segment contains:
- a CDS encoding HAD-IC family P-type ATPase, translating into MVAMIGDGINDSPALASADVSIAVATGADVAMDVAMVTIMGATVESVVQAVHLSRRTSKIIKQNFFWAFVYNLTALPIAAGLFYPALFISPMWAAGAMAASSVCVVMNSLRIKR; encoded by the coding sequence ATCGTGGCTATGATCGGTGATGGTATCAACGACTCTCCCGCTCTTGCAAGTGCAGATGTGAGCATAGCTGTGGCTACAGGTGCCGATGTCGCGATGGATGTGGCTATGGTGACGATTATGGGGGCTACTGTAGAGTCTGTTGTGCAGGCAGTGCACTTGTCTCGTCGCACATCGAAGATCATCAAGCAAAACTTCTTTTGGGCTTTTGTGTACAACCTTACGGCTCTACCGATAGCTGCAGGGTTATTTTATCCTGCACTGTTCATCTCTCCGATGTGGGCGGCCGGAGCCATGGCTGCGAGCTCTGTCTGTGTCGTGATGAATAGTTTGCGTATCAAGAGATAA
- the mltG gene encoding endolytic transglycosylase MltG, translated as MKSSKMSKVLGGLLLLLLILGGVAYYCYHRIVLSPNYNVAGVESIRFNIYPGDKWGDILAKLDKEVPSRYGEDLRRFISLKEYPPRYGSYLILPDMSTLSLYRAFIRGRGTAIKLRFNSVRTPQDLYEVIGGQLMIGADGVRNAMTDSILLAQEGLSASTFTYSVVPNTYEVYWSISAEELVKRLSKEVRRFWDEERSKKAEAIGLSPYDVSILASIVQEESAKVDEYDDIAGLYLNRLRINMPLQADPTVKYAVGDFSLRRILHEHLKTPSPYNTYLVTGLPPSPIRIPSIQAIDGVLNAAQHDYLYMCAKEDFSGYHNFAVSYNEHLMNARRYAKALNDRGIK; from the coding sequence ATGAAATCAAGCAAAATGTCAAAGGTGTTAGGGGGACTGCTTCTCTTATTGCTAATATTGGGAGGTGTTGCTTATTACTGTTATCATAGGATCGTGCTGTCTCCTAACTATAATGTCGCCGGTGTCGAGTCTATACGTTTCAATATCTATCCCGGAGACAAATGGGGTGATATATTGGCCAAACTTGATAAAGAGGTGCCATCTCGATATGGTGAAGATCTGAGGCGGTTCATATCATTGAAAGAGTATCCACCTCGTTATGGATCCTATCTCATTCTGCCCGATATGAGCACATTGAGTCTGTACCGTGCTTTCATTCGTGGTAGAGGGACTGCCATCAAACTAAGATTCAACTCGGTACGTACTCCCCAAGATCTGTACGAAGTCATAGGTGGTCAACTTATGATTGGAGCAGATGGTGTGCGGAATGCTATGACAGACTCGATTCTTTTGGCACAGGAGGGATTGTCTGCCTCTACATTTACTTATTCGGTAGTCCCTAATACGTATGAGGTGTACTGGTCCATATCTGCCGAAGAGCTGGTCAAACGTTTGAGTAAGGAGGTCAGGCGATTTTGGGACGAAGAGAGATCGAAAAAGGCAGAGGCCATAGGCCTTTCGCCTTATGACGTGAGTATACTTGCTTCGATTGTCCAAGAAGAATCGGCAAAGGTCGATGAGTACGACGATATCGCTGGATTGTATCTTAATAGATTGAGGATAAATATGCCCTTGCAGGCAGATCCGACGGTGAAGTATGCGGTAGGGGATTTTTCTTTGAGACGCATCTTGCATGAGCACCTCAAGACACCTTCTCCTTACAATACTTATCTCGTCACAGGACTACCACCCTCTCCGATACGCATACCTTCTATACAGGCCATTGATGGCGTGCTCAATGCCGCCCAACATGACTATCTCTATATGTGTGCAAAAGAGGATTTCTCGGGCTATCACAATTTTGCAGTCTCCTACAATGAGCATCTGATGAATGCCAGACGATATGCAAAGGCATTGAATGATCGTGGAATAAAATAA